A region of Sparus aurata chromosome 8, fSpaAur1.1, whole genome shotgun sequence DNA encodes the following proteins:
- the mon2 gene encoding protein MON2 homolog isoform X2, which produces MSTSSPEAVKKLLENMQTDLRSLSMECKKKFPPVKEAAESGIVKIKTIAARNTDILAALKENSSEVVQPFLMGCGTKEPKITQLCLAAIQRLMSHEVVSEAAAGNIINMLWQLMENGLEELKLLQTVLVLLTTNTVVHDEVLSKAIVLCFRLHFTKDNITNNTAAATVRQVVTVVFERMVAEDERFKGIVEQQPPVQGNTNRRSVSTLRPSAKDAYMLFQDLCQLVNADAPYWLVGMTEMTRTFGLELLESVLNDFPGVFLQHQEFSFLLKERVCPLVIKLFSPNIKFRQGSSSAASPAPVEKPYFPICMRLLRVVSVLIKHFYSLLVTECEIFLSLLVKFLDGEKPQWLRAVAVESVHRLCVQPHLLRSFCQSYDMKQHSTKVFRDIVNALGSFIQSLFIVPNASTTAVSAPAGGSGSGTQGTAQGGPGTGGVSGNLTTQAAFEYRGTWIPLMTVSVQGSAKATYLEMLDKVEPPSIPEGYAMSVAFSALLDLVRGITSMIERELATEEEAAAEFREAHPDQEWQPQPGAHLVWEEMVSACWCGLLAALSLLLDASTDETATENILKAELTMASLCGRLGLVTPRDAFITAICKASLPPHYALTVLSSNSASLSSKAYSIQGQSVQIISPSSESHQQVVAVGQPLTAQPQGTVVLTAKNIQCMRTLLNLAHCHGAVLGTSWQLVLATLQHLVWILGLKPGVGGALKPGRAVEGPSTVLTTAVMTDLPVISNILSRLFESSQYLDDVSLHHLINALCSLSLEAMEMAYGNNKEPSLFAVAKLLETGLVNMDRIEILWRPLTGHLLEVCQHPNSRMREWGAEALTALIKAGLAYKHDPPLAKNQRLQLLLLNPLKELSNVLHADIRQKQLESVLQILQSQGDSLGPGWPLVLGVIGAIRNDQGESLIRTAFQCLQLVVTDFLPTMPCTCLQIVVDVAGSFGLQNQELNISLTSIGLLWNISDYFFQRGEAITQELEREEEALQKQAQEKGETLNRPFHPAPPFDCLWLCLYAKLGELCVDPRPAVRKSAGQTLFSTIAAHGTLLQQPTWHIVIWKVLFHLLDCVRKSSTTADKEKIESGGGNILIHHSRDTAEKQWAETWVLTLAGVARIFNTRRYLLQQLGDFFEAWEVLLNHIQSAALSKNNEVSLAALKSFQEILQIVTPVKDSDKAGDAFAAMGVPPVLIDPLSASGPGRPLVRSDSLVERLTRYNGAELQAPPPGEESALEDSALWWSAWNTWYRTGTDSTRPPSGPTEKLSFIPSQPFLTALIQIFPALYQHIKANFSMEDLKKLGVILHGAVSVPISSDASPFILPSYTEAVLTSLQEAVLTSLDVLQKAICVGPENLQVMYPAIFEQLLLFVEFSCKPPQYGRMETKHVANAKYNQIQLFAPAEWVALNYVPFAERSLEVVVDLYHKTACHKAVINEQVLQNIIKTLRMPLGLKYACPSESTWKLAVSSLLKVLSIGLPVARQHASSGKFDTMWPELANAFEDFLFTKSTPPDNLSIQEFQKNEAIDVEVVQLISTEILPFANFIPKDFVGQIMAMLNRGSIHSQSPSFTEAEIDVRMREEFSKVCFETLLQFSFSNKVSTPQEGYISRMALSVLLKRSQDVLRRYVEDERLSGRCPLPRQQVTEIIFVLKAISTLMDSLKKTQPENVDGNTWAQVIALYPTLVECITCSSSEVSSALKEALGPFKDFMQPPVSRVQNGES; this is translated from the exons GCAGCTGCGGGGAACATCATCAACATGTTGTGGCAACTGATGGAGAATGGTTTGGAGGAGCTGAAACTTTTACAGACAGTCCTGGTCCTGCTTACCACCAACACAGTTGTACACGATGAAGTACTTTCCAAG gccattgtgttgtgtttccgTCTGCACTTCACCAAGGACAACATCaccaacaacacagcagctgccACCGTCAGACAGGTCGTCACTGTGGTCTTTGAGAGGATGGTGGCTGAGGACGAGCGTTTCAAAG GCATTGTAGAGCAGCAGCCTCCAGTCCAAGGAAACACCAACAGGCGGTCTGTCAGTACTCTGAGGCCAAGTGCAAAAGATGCGTACATGCTGTTCCAG GACTTGTGTCAGCTGGTGAATGCTGATGCCCCCTACTGGCTGGTAGGGATGACAGAGATGACCCGGACGTTTggcctggagctgctggagtcTGTTCTTAATGATTTTCCAGGGGTGTTCCTACAG CACCAGGAATTCAGTTTCCTGCTTAAGGAGCGAGTGTGTCCCCTCGTAATCAAGCTCTTCTCCCCCAACATCAAGTTCCGGCAGGGCAGCAGCAGCGCTGCCTCACCAGCGCCTGTAGAGAAACCTTACTTTCCCATCTGTATGAGGCTGCTGCGGGTTGTCTCAGTCCTCATCAAGCACTTCTACAGCTTATTG GTGACTGAGTGTGAGATCTTCTTGTCTCTGCTGGTGAAGTTTCTGGATGGCGAGAAGCCACAGTGGCTGAGAGCTGTGGCCGTGGAATCAGTCCATAGGCTTTGTGTGCAGCCACATTTATTACG GTCATTCTGCCAGTCGTATGACATGAAACAACACTCCACTAAGGTCTTCAGAGACATCGTCAACGCCCTTGGCTCCTTCATCCAGTCCCTCTTCATTGTCCCCAATGCTAGCACTACTGCTGTTAGTGCACCTGCTG GAGGGTCAGGTTCAGGGACGCAGGGCACAGCACAGGGAGGCCCAGGGACAGGAGGGGTCAGCGGCAACCTAACCACCCAGGCTGCATTTGAATACCGTGGTACCTGGATCCCTCTTATGACTGTTAGTGTCCAGGGCAGTGCCAAGGCCACATA TTTAGAGATGCTGGACAAGGTGGAGCCCCCATCCATCCCTGAGGGCTATGCCATGTCCGTGGCCTTCAGTGCCCTACTGGACCTGGTGCGGGGAATCACCTCCATGATCGAAAGAGAATtggccacagaggaggaggcagctgctGAGTTCAGGGAGGCTCATCCTGATCAAGAGTGGCAGCCACAACCTG GAGCCCACCTGGTGTGGGAGGAGATGGTCAGTGCCTGCTGGTGTGGTCTATTGgctgctctgtctctgctaCTAGACGCGAG CACCGATGAGACGGCCACAGAGAACATCCTGAAGGCAGAGCTCACTATGGCCTCGCTGTGTGGTCGTCTGGGCCTGGTGACGCCTCGTGATGCCTTCATCACAGCAATCTGCAAGGCATCTTTGCCACCGCACTATGCCCTGACTGTGCTGAGCAGCAATTCTGCCAGCCTCTCAAGCAAAG CCTATTCAATCCAGGGCCAGAGTGTGCAGATTATCAGTCCCTCCAGTGAATCTCATCAGCAGGTGGTGGCTGTGGGGCAGCCGCTCACTGCCCAGCCCCAGGGCACTGTGGTG CTGACTGCCAAGAACATCCAGTGTATGCGAACCTTGTTGAACCTGGCCCACTGCCATGGGGCCGTGCTGGGCACCTCCTGGCAGCTAGTGCTGGCCACACTGCAG CACTTAGTGTGGATCCTGGGGCTGAAGCCGGGGGTGGGCGGTGCCCTGAAGCCTGGCAGAGCTGTGGAGGGACCCAGTACA GTGCTAACCACAGCCGTGATGACAGACCTGCCCGTCATCTCCAACATCCTGTCCAGGCTATTCGAGAGCTCACA GTACCTGGATGATGTGTCGCTGCATCACCTGATCAATGCgctctgttctctctccctgGAGGCCATGGAAATGGCTTATGGAAACAACAAG GAGCCGTCTCTCTTTGCTGTAGCCAAGCTGCTGGAGACAGGCCTTGTCAACATGGACCGTATAGAAATCCTGTGGAGACCTTTAACCGGACACTTATTAGAG GTCTGCCAGCACCCTAATTCCAGGATGAGAGAGTGGGGGGCCGAGGCGTTGACGGCGCTCATCAAGGCTGGCCTGGCCTACAAACATGACCCTCCACTGGCTAAGAATCAG CGGCTGCAGCTTCTGTTGCTGAACCCTCTGAAGGAGTTGTCCAACGTGCTGCATGCAGACATCCgacagaaacagctggagaGTGTCCTGCAGATCCTACAGAGTCAGGGAGACAGCCTGGGGCCCGGGTGGCCCCTCGTCTTGGGTGTCATAGGAGCCATTCGCAATGATCAAGG CGAGTCATTGATCCGAACAGCCTTTCAGTGCCTGCAGTTGGTGGTGACAGACTTCCTGCCCACCATGCCTTGCACGTGCCTCCAGATCGTAGTGGATGTAGCCGGCAGCTTTGGCCTGCAGAACCAGGAGCTTAACATCAGCCTCACCTCCATTGGCCTACTG TGGAACATTTCAGACTACTTCTTCCAAAGGGGTGAAGCCATCACACAGGAACTGGAGCGGGAAGAAGAAGCTCTGCAAAAGCAGGCCCAAGAGAAAGGAGAGACACTGAACAGACCATTCCACCCGGCCCCTCCCTTTGATTGCTTGTGGTTGTGCCTTTACGCCAAGCTGGGTGAGCTGTGTGTCGACCCACGGCCCGCTGTGCGTAAAAGCGCTGGGCAGACGTTGTTCTCCACCATCGCTGCCCACGGAACCCTGCTGCAGCAGCCCACATGGCATATTGTGATCTGGAAG GTCCTGTTCCACCTGCTAGACTGCGTGAGGAAGTCCTCCACCACAGCGGACAAGGAGAAGATTGAGTCTGGTGGCGGGAACATCCTCATCCACCACTCGCGCGACACAGCTGAAAAACAGTGGGCAGAGACGTGGGTGCTGACACTAGCCGGGGTGGCACGCATTTTCAACACGAGGCGGTATCTCCTCCAGCAGTTAG GTGATTTCTTCGAGGCCTGGGAGGTGCTGCTGAACCACATTCAGTCAGCTGCTCTCAGCAAAAACAACGAGGTCTCATTGGCTGCCCTCAAGAGCTTTCAAGAGATCCTCCAGATAGTAACACCTGTGAAAGACTCGGACAAAGCAGGTGATGCGTTTGCTGCTATGGGCGTCCCCCCGGTGCTCATTGACCCCCTCTCAGCATCTGGTCCTGGCAGACCCCTGGTGCGTTCAGATTCGCTAGTCGAGAGGCTCACGCGATACAACGGTGCTGAGCTGCAAGCCCCTCCCCCAGGGGAGGAGTCTGCCTTAGAAGATTCGGCTCTGTGGTGGTCGGCGTGGAACACATGGTATCGAACTGGAACAGACAGCACAAGGCCGCCTAGTGGGCCAACAGAGAAGCTCTCCTTCATCCCCAGCCAGCCTTTCCTCACAGCGTTGATCCAGATTTTCCCAGCACTCTACCAGCACATAAAAGCTAACTTCAGTATGGAAGATCTGAAGAAGCTGGGGGTCATCCTCCATGGGGCTGTGTCCGTGCCTATAAGCAGCGATGCCTCCCCCTTCATCCTTCCCTCCTACACTGAGGCGGTGCTCACCAGCCTACAGGAAGCTGTGCTCACCTCTCTGGATGTTTTGCAGAAG GCCATCTGTGTGGGCCCGGAGAACCTGCAGGTCATGTACCCGGCCATCTTTGAACAGCTGCTACTCTTCGTGGAGTTCTCCTGCAAGCCTCCTCAGTACGGCAGAATGGAAACCAAACACGTGGCAAATGCCAAATACAACCAG ATCCAGCTGTTTGCACCG GCGGAATGGGTTGCCTTAAACTATGTGCCCTTTGCTGAGCGCTCcttggaggtggtggtggaccTGTACCATAAAACAGCGTGCCACAAAGCTGTCATCAATGAGCAAGTCCTGCAGAACATTATCAAG ACTTTAAGAATGCCCTTGGGTTTGAAGTATGCCTGTCCATCAGAGAGCACCTGGAAGCTTGCAGTTTCATCTCTGCTCAAGGTGCTGTCTATAGGACTGCCGGTGGCACGTCAGCATGCTTCATCTGGGAAGTTTGACACTATGTGGCCTGAGCTGGCCAATGCCTTTGAAGACTTTCTTTTTACCAAAAG CACACCTCCAGATAACCTGTCCATCCAGGAATTTCAGAAAAATGAAGCCATTGATGTAGAG GTGGTCCAGCTGATCAGCACAGAGATTTTACCATTTGCCAATTTCATCCCCAAAGACTTTGTTGGCCAGATTATGGCTATGCTCAATAGAGGCTCCATTCACTCACAGTCTCCTTCGTTCACAG AGGCAGAGATCGATGTGCGGATGAGAGAAGAGTTTTCTAAGGTGTGTTTTGAGACGTTGCTGCAGTTTTCCTTTAGCAACAAGGTGTCCACCCCGCAGGAGGGCTACATCTCTCGCATGGCGCTCTCCGTGCTCCTCAAGAGGTCCCAGGATGTTCTCCGACGCTACGTAGAGGATGAGAGGTTGAGTGGACGCTGCCCTCTTCCCAG GCAACAAGTGACAGAGATTATCTTTGTCCTGAAAGCGATCAGCACTTTGATGGACTCACTTAAAAAGACACAGCCAGAAAATG TGGATGGCAACACATGGGCTCAAGTGATTGCCTTGTACCCCACACTGGTAGAGTGCATTACCTGCTCTTCATCGGAGGTGAGCTCAGCCCTGAAGGAGGCCCTGGGGCCCTTTAAAGACTTTATGCAGCCACCTGTCTCCAGAGTCCAGAATGGAGAATCCTGA
- the mon2 gene encoding protein MON2 homolog isoform X1, protein MSTSSPEAVKKLLENMQTDLRSLSMECKKKFPPVKEAAESGIVKIKTIAARNTDILAALKENSSEVVQPFLMGCGTKEPKITQLCLAAIQRLMSHEVVSEAAAGNIINMLWQLMENGLEELKLLQTVLVLLTTNTVVHDEVLSKAIVLCFRLHFTKDNITNNTAAATVRQVVTVVFERMVAEDERFKGIVEQQPPVQGNTNRRSVSTLRPSAKDAYMLFQDLCQLVNADAPYWLVGMTEMTRTFGLELLESVLNDFPGVFLQHQEFSFLLKERVCPLVIKLFSPNIKFRQGSSSAASPAPVEKPYFPICMRLLRVVSVLIKHFYSLLVTECEIFLSLLVKFLDGEKPQWLRAVAVESVHRLCVQPHLLRSFCQSYDMKQHSTKVFRDIVNALGSFIQSLFIVPNASTTAVSAPAGGSGSGTQGTAQGGPGTGGVSGNLTTQAAFEYRGTWIPLMTVSVQGSAKATYLEMLDKVEPPSIPEGYAMSVAFSALLDLVRGITSMIERELATEEEAAAEFREAHPDQEWQPQPGAHLVWEEMVSACWCGLLAALSLLLDASTDETATENILKAELTMASLCGRLGLVTPRDAFITAICKASLPPHYALTVLSSNSASLSSKAYSIQGQSVQIISPSSESHQQVVAVGQPLTAQPQGTVVLTAKNIQCMRTLLNLAHCHGAVLGTSWQLVLATLQHLVWILGLKPGVGGALKPGRAVEGPSTVLTTAVMTDLPVISNILSRLFESSQYLDDVSLHHLINALCSLSLEAMEMAYGNNKEPSLFAVAKLLETGLVNMDRIEILWRPLTGHLLEKVCQHPNSRMREWGAEALTALIKAGLAYKHDPPLAKNQRLQLLLLNPLKELSNVLHADIRQKQLESVLQILQSQGDSLGPGWPLVLGVIGAIRNDQGESLIRTAFQCLQLVVTDFLPTMPCTCLQIVVDVAGSFGLQNQELNISLTSIGLLWNISDYFFQRGEAITQELEREEEALQKQAQEKGETLNRPFHPAPPFDCLWLCLYAKLGELCVDPRPAVRKSAGQTLFSTIAAHGTLLQQPTWHIVIWKVLFHLLDCVRKSSTTADKEKIESGGGNILIHHSRDTAEKQWAETWVLTLAGVARIFNTRRYLLQQLGDFFEAWEVLLNHIQSAALSKNNEVSLAALKSFQEILQIVTPVKDSDKAGDAFAAMGVPPVLIDPLSASGPGRPLVRSDSLVERLTRYNGAELQAPPPGEESALEDSALWWSAWNTWYRTGTDSTRPPSGPTEKLSFIPSQPFLTALIQIFPALYQHIKANFSMEDLKKLGVILHGAVSVPISSDASPFILPSYTEAVLTSLQEAVLTSLDVLQKAICVGPENLQVMYPAIFEQLLLFVEFSCKPPQYGRMETKHVANAKYNQIQLFAPAEWVALNYVPFAERSLEVVVDLYHKTACHKAVINEQVLQNIIKTLRMPLGLKYACPSESTWKLAVSSLLKVLSIGLPVARQHASSGKFDTMWPELANAFEDFLFTKSTPPDNLSIQEFQKNEAIDVEVVQLISTEILPFANFIPKDFVGQIMAMLNRGSIHSQSPSFTEAEIDVRMREEFSKVCFETLLQFSFSNKVSTPQEGYISRMALSVLLKRSQDVLRRYVEDERLSGRCPLPRQQVTEIIFVLKAISTLMDSLKKTQPENVDGNTWAQVIALYPTLVECITCSSSEVSSALKEALGPFKDFMQPPVSRVQNGES, encoded by the exons GCAGCTGCGGGGAACATCATCAACATGTTGTGGCAACTGATGGAGAATGGTTTGGAGGAGCTGAAACTTTTACAGACAGTCCTGGTCCTGCTTACCACCAACACAGTTGTACACGATGAAGTACTTTCCAAG gccattgtgttgtgtttccgTCTGCACTTCACCAAGGACAACATCaccaacaacacagcagctgccACCGTCAGACAGGTCGTCACTGTGGTCTTTGAGAGGATGGTGGCTGAGGACGAGCGTTTCAAAG GCATTGTAGAGCAGCAGCCTCCAGTCCAAGGAAACACCAACAGGCGGTCTGTCAGTACTCTGAGGCCAAGTGCAAAAGATGCGTACATGCTGTTCCAG GACTTGTGTCAGCTGGTGAATGCTGATGCCCCCTACTGGCTGGTAGGGATGACAGAGATGACCCGGACGTTTggcctggagctgctggagtcTGTTCTTAATGATTTTCCAGGGGTGTTCCTACAG CACCAGGAATTCAGTTTCCTGCTTAAGGAGCGAGTGTGTCCCCTCGTAATCAAGCTCTTCTCCCCCAACATCAAGTTCCGGCAGGGCAGCAGCAGCGCTGCCTCACCAGCGCCTGTAGAGAAACCTTACTTTCCCATCTGTATGAGGCTGCTGCGGGTTGTCTCAGTCCTCATCAAGCACTTCTACAGCTTATTG GTGACTGAGTGTGAGATCTTCTTGTCTCTGCTGGTGAAGTTTCTGGATGGCGAGAAGCCACAGTGGCTGAGAGCTGTGGCCGTGGAATCAGTCCATAGGCTTTGTGTGCAGCCACATTTATTACG GTCATTCTGCCAGTCGTATGACATGAAACAACACTCCACTAAGGTCTTCAGAGACATCGTCAACGCCCTTGGCTCCTTCATCCAGTCCCTCTTCATTGTCCCCAATGCTAGCACTACTGCTGTTAGTGCACCTGCTG GAGGGTCAGGTTCAGGGACGCAGGGCACAGCACAGGGAGGCCCAGGGACAGGAGGGGTCAGCGGCAACCTAACCACCCAGGCTGCATTTGAATACCGTGGTACCTGGATCCCTCTTATGACTGTTAGTGTCCAGGGCAGTGCCAAGGCCACATA TTTAGAGATGCTGGACAAGGTGGAGCCCCCATCCATCCCTGAGGGCTATGCCATGTCCGTGGCCTTCAGTGCCCTACTGGACCTGGTGCGGGGAATCACCTCCATGATCGAAAGAGAATtggccacagaggaggaggcagctgctGAGTTCAGGGAGGCTCATCCTGATCAAGAGTGGCAGCCACAACCTG GAGCCCACCTGGTGTGGGAGGAGATGGTCAGTGCCTGCTGGTGTGGTCTATTGgctgctctgtctctgctaCTAGACGCGAG CACCGATGAGACGGCCACAGAGAACATCCTGAAGGCAGAGCTCACTATGGCCTCGCTGTGTGGTCGTCTGGGCCTGGTGACGCCTCGTGATGCCTTCATCACAGCAATCTGCAAGGCATCTTTGCCACCGCACTATGCCCTGACTGTGCTGAGCAGCAATTCTGCCAGCCTCTCAAGCAAAG CCTATTCAATCCAGGGCCAGAGTGTGCAGATTATCAGTCCCTCCAGTGAATCTCATCAGCAGGTGGTGGCTGTGGGGCAGCCGCTCACTGCCCAGCCCCAGGGCACTGTGGTG CTGACTGCCAAGAACATCCAGTGTATGCGAACCTTGTTGAACCTGGCCCACTGCCATGGGGCCGTGCTGGGCACCTCCTGGCAGCTAGTGCTGGCCACACTGCAG CACTTAGTGTGGATCCTGGGGCTGAAGCCGGGGGTGGGCGGTGCCCTGAAGCCTGGCAGAGCTGTGGAGGGACCCAGTACA GTGCTAACCACAGCCGTGATGACAGACCTGCCCGTCATCTCCAACATCCTGTCCAGGCTATTCGAGAGCTCACA GTACCTGGATGATGTGTCGCTGCATCACCTGATCAATGCgctctgttctctctccctgGAGGCCATGGAAATGGCTTATGGAAACAACAAG GAGCCGTCTCTCTTTGCTGTAGCCAAGCTGCTGGAGACAGGCCTTGTCAACATGGACCGTATAGAAATCCTGTGGAGACCTTTAACCGGACACTTATTAGAG AAG GTCTGCCAGCACCCTAATTCCAGGATGAGAGAGTGGGGGGCCGAGGCGTTGACGGCGCTCATCAAGGCTGGCCTGGCCTACAAACATGACCCTCCACTGGCTAAGAATCAG CGGCTGCAGCTTCTGTTGCTGAACCCTCTGAAGGAGTTGTCCAACGTGCTGCATGCAGACATCCgacagaaacagctggagaGTGTCCTGCAGATCCTACAGAGTCAGGGAGACAGCCTGGGGCCCGGGTGGCCCCTCGTCTTGGGTGTCATAGGAGCCATTCGCAATGATCAAGG CGAGTCATTGATCCGAACAGCCTTTCAGTGCCTGCAGTTGGTGGTGACAGACTTCCTGCCCACCATGCCTTGCACGTGCCTCCAGATCGTAGTGGATGTAGCCGGCAGCTTTGGCCTGCAGAACCAGGAGCTTAACATCAGCCTCACCTCCATTGGCCTACTG TGGAACATTTCAGACTACTTCTTCCAAAGGGGTGAAGCCATCACACAGGAACTGGAGCGGGAAGAAGAAGCTCTGCAAAAGCAGGCCCAAGAGAAAGGAGAGACACTGAACAGACCATTCCACCCGGCCCCTCCCTTTGATTGCTTGTGGTTGTGCCTTTACGCCAAGCTGGGTGAGCTGTGTGTCGACCCACGGCCCGCTGTGCGTAAAAGCGCTGGGCAGACGTTGTTCTCCACCATCGCTGCCCACGGAACCCTGCTGCAGCAGCCCACATGGCATATTGTGATCTGGAAG GTCCTGTTCCACCTGCTAGACTGCGTGAGGAAGTCCTCCACCACAGCGGACAAGGAGAAGATTGAGTCTGGTGGCGGGAACATCCTCATCCACCACTCGCGCGACACAGCTGAAAAACAGTGGGCAGAGACGTGGGTGCTGACACTAGCCGGGGTGGCACGCATTTTCAACACGAGGCGGTATCTCCTCCAGCAGTTAG GTGATTTCTTCGAGGCCTGGGAGGTGCTGCTGAACCACATTCAGTCAGCTGCTCTCAGCAAAAACAACGAGGTCTCATTGGCTGCCCTCAAGAGCTTTCAAGAGATCCTCCAGATAGTAACACCTGTGAAAGACTCGGACAAAGCAGGTGATGCGTTTGCTGCTATGGGCGTCCCCCCGGTGCTCATTGACCCCCTCTCAGCATCTGGTCCTGGCAGACCCCTGGTGCGTTCAGATTCGCTAGTCGAGAGGCTCACGCGATACAACGGTGCTGAGCTGCAAGCCCCTCCCCCAGGGGAGGAGTCTGCCTTAGAAGATTCGGCTCTGTGGTGGTCGGCGTGGAACACATGGTATCGAACTGGAACAGACAGCACAAGGCCGCCTAGTGGGCCAACAGAGAAGCTCTCCTTCATCCCCAGCCAGCCTTTCCTCACAGCGTTGATCCAGATTTTCCCAGCACTCTACCAGCACATAAAAGCTAACTTCAGTATGGAAGATCTGAAGAAGCTGGGGGTCATCCTCCATGGGGCTGTGTCCGTGCCTATAAGCAGCGATGCCTCCCCCTTCATCCTTCCCTCCTACACTGAGGCGGTGCTCACCAGCCTACAGGAAGCTGTGCTCACCTCTCTGGATGTTTTGCAGAAG GCCATCTGTGTGGGCCCGGAGAACCTGCAGGTCATGTACCCGGCCATCTTTGAACAGCTGCTACTCTTCGTGGAGTTCTCCTGCAAGCCTCCTCAGTACGGCAGAATGGAAACCAAACACGTGGCAAATGCCAAATACAACCAG ATCCAGCTGTTTGCACCG GCGGAATGGGTTGCCTTAAACTATGTGCCCTTTGCTGAGCGCTCcttggaggtggtggtggaccTGTACCATAAAACAGCGTGCCACAAAGCTGTCATCAATGAGCAAGTCCTGCAGAACATTATCAAG ACTTTAAGAATGCCCTTGGGTTTGAAGTATGCCTGTCCATCAGAGAGCACCTGGAAGCTTGCAGTTTCATCTCTGCTCAAGGTGCTGTCTATAGGACTGCCGGTGGCACGTCAGCATGCTTCATCTGGGAAGTTTGACACTATGTGGCCTGAGCTGGCCAATGCCTTTGAAGACTTTCTTTTTACCAAAAG CACACCTCCAGATAACCTGTCCATCCAGGAATTTCAGAAAAATGAAGCCATTGATGTAGAG GTGGTCCAGCTGATCAGCACAGAGATTTTACCATTTGCCAATTTCATCCCCAAAGACTTTGTTGGCCAGATTATGGCTATGCTCAATAGAGGCTCCATTCACTCACAGTCTCCTTCGTTCACAG AGGCAGAGATCGATGTGCGGATGAGAGAAGAGTTTTCTAAGGTGTGTTTTGAGACGTTGCTGCAGTTTTCCTTTAGCAACAAGGTGTCCACCCCGCAGGAGGGCTACATCTCTCGCATGGCGCTCTCCGTGCTCCTCAAGAGGTCCCAGGATGTTCTCCGACGCTACGTAGAGGATGAGAGGTTGAGTGGACGCTGCCCTCTTCCCAG GCAACAAGTGACAGAGATTATCTTTGTCCTGAAAGCGATCAGCACTTTGATGGACTCACTTAAAAAGACACAGCCAGAAAATG TGGATGGCAACACATGGGCTCAAGTGATTGCCTTGTACCCCACACTGGTAGAGTGCATTACCTGCTCTTCATCGGAGGTGAGCTCAGCCCTGAAGGAGGCCCTGGGGCCCTTTAAAGACTTTATGCAGCCACCTGTCTCCAGAGTCCAGAATGGAGAATCCTGA